In one window of Amblyomma americanum isolate KBUSLIRL-KWMA chromosome 9, ASM5285725v1, whole genome shotgun sequence DNA:
- the LOC144104705 gene encoding uncharacterized protein LOC144104705 has product METSEKRDETEHSRNTSAGKRHKSKSSSRKHHDSQVDQAGSSTMSPEGVEITGTASLVVREEPRESELKTDQQKSQQKQRHDDESHSRKSKKKHEQQQDHQQQDQQHQSQQQQAQQQGQVQQHQNQQQQAQQQGQVQQHAKEVQEQPERPQRKQGEDDLCDCSHFPSPETAVTVCVLGAGAVILVILLITTKPMPKTQCVTPACREVLGYMDSIVDKSVKPCHDFYRHVCGRWLWNASASDLPASSFMADAMRNYTARRHQQMMARKALAEPADVVSRYYSNCIAYLGVSRSVREIVDKVLEVPGTSLQSWLNMSSDDTFSKLLQLSFIYRLHALFRITTGTTESKTHLAIDRWGSFKQRLPKPGKDNKGNSYLAAVLKAIGNDDSVIAPCQALDDSTGPNHTQALGLPLAPTSAADCPEFPPDKWIKGTNSQDKVKLPTDTNVLARNFKDTCNYLKSVLLHKTPLVRTLYPLALLVVDFLKLDFMLTSESKQPDAELVQKTCHQDTVATFKRLWLPALSEVLSILPTTAESFDGYFWTLKKQIEFEGAKHPTWMNIKDRLPALARAEEMRITIFSNGSLSKEETENSRLHQSLQMSGDDWISNKVIVLTRTKVPDDVDEDSAIPEDEDYSETVEVQLLADSTTNTIVLPHMFAVPPITFADISAGSYANLAMVGFQIARKVMALLIGMRSSSPWSNDTASYYAAAQSCYANYSGAFHGLLGDAEFEEAVGAALALRLVLHIGSLVVMGAPRSEAPFFSPQLFFRRACLSLCAGGKKRADFNSLDQDTASAACTLAVSTMEAFHRTFGCSDTDQMAAPRHCQL; this is encoded by the exons ATGGAGACCAGTGAAAAGCGAGACGAGACGGAGCACAGCCGTAATACATCTGCCG GAAAGCGGCACAAGTCAAAATCGAGCTCAC GAAAGCACCACGACTCGCAGGTAGACCAGGCTGGTTCTTCCACGATGAGCCCGGAAGGTGTTGAAATCACAGGCACAG CCTCGCTCGTGGTTCGAGAGGAACCGAGGGAGTCGGAGCTGAAAACCGACCAGCAGAAGAGTCAGCAGAAACAGCGGCACGACGACGAGTCCCACTCAAGGAAATCgaaaaagaaacacgaacagCAGCAGGATCATCAGCAGCAGGATCAGCAACACCAGagtcagcagcagcaggcgcagcaGCAAGGGCAGGTTCAGCAACACcagaatcagcagcagcaggcgcagcaGCAAGGGCAGGTTCAGCAACACGCCAAGGAGGTGCAAGAGCAGCCAGAGCGCCCTCAGCGGAAGCAGGGAGAAGACGATCTCT GCGACTGCTCCCACTTCCCAAGTCCCGAGACCGCGGTGACCGTGTGCGTCTTAGGCGCCGGCGCTGTCATCCTGGTGATTTTGCTCATCACGACAAAGCCCATGCCGAAAACGCAATGCGTCACGCCAGCGTGCCGTGAG GTGCTGGGCTACATGGACAGCATCGTAGACAAGAGCGTGAAGCCATGCCACGACTTCTATCGGCACGTTTGCGGCCGCTGGCTTTGGAATGCGTCGGCGTCTGACCTGCCCGCCTCGTCCTTCATGGCGGACGCGATGCGCAACTACACCGCCAGGAGGCACCAGCAGATGATGGCGCGCAAGGCACTGGCGGAACCCGCAGACGTTGTGTCCCGCTACTACAGCAACTGCATCGCCTACCTGGGCGTCTCAAGGAGCGTCCGAGAAATCGTCGACAAGGTCTTGGAG GTGCCGGGCACAAGCCTACAGTCATGGCTCAACATGTCCTCCGACGACACATTTTCCAAACTGCTTCAGTTGTCCTTTATCTACCGGTTACACGCTCTCTTCAGAATAACTACCGGAACCACAGAGAGTAAGACTCACCTAGCAATAGACAGATGGGGTTCCTTCAAACAACGATTGCCAAAACCGGGCAAAGACAACAAAGGCAACAGTTACCTCGCCGCCGTCCTTAAAGCCATCGGAAACGATGACTCCGTCATCGCACCGTGCCAGGCTCTCGATGACAGTACTGGACCCAACCACACACAAGCGTTGGGGCTCCCTCTGGCACCGACATCAGCAGCTGACTGCCCCGAGTTCCCGCCCGACAAGTGGATTAAAGGGACGAATTCACAGGACAAAGTAAAGTTGCCCACTGACACGAATGTCCTCGCGAGAAACTTCAAAGATACATGCAACTACCTCAAGTCCGTCCTGCTACACAAGACGCCACTAGTGAGAACCCTGTATCCTCTGGCACTGCTCGTAGTCGATTTTCTTAAACTCGACTTCATGCTCACGTCCGAATCCAAGCAGCCCGATGCAGAGCTTGTCCAGAAGACGTGTCATCAGGACACCGTGGCCACATTCAAGCGCCTCTGGCTTCCAGCTCTTTCAGAGGTGCTTTCCATCTTGCCGACCACAGCCGAGTCATTCGACGGGTACTTCTGGACCTTGAAGAAGCAGATTGAGTTCGAAGGTGCCAAACACCCGACGTGGATGAACATCAAAGACCGGCTCCCCGCGCTGGCCAGAGCGGAAGAGATGCGCATAACGATCTTCAGCAATGGCAGCCTGTCCAAGGAGGAGACGGAAAACAGCCGGCTTCATCAGAGTCTGCAGATGAGCGGCGACGACTGGATCTCTAACAAGGTGATCGTGCTGACAAGAACTAAGGTCCCAGACGACGTGGATGAGGACTCCGCGATACCGGAGGACGAGGACTACTCGGAGACAGTGGAGGTGCAACTGCTGGCGGACTCGACGACAAACACCATCGTCCTCCCGCACATGTTCGCCGTGCCTCCGATCACATTCGCGGACATCTCCGCAGGCAGCTACGCCAACCTCGCGATGGTGGGCTTCCAGATCGCCCGCAAGGTGATGGCGTTGTTGATCGGGATGCGAAGCTCCTCCCCGTGGTCCAACGATACGGCCAGCTACTACGCAGCGGCTCAAAGTTGCTACGCCAATTATTCCGGCGCCTTCCACGGGCTGTTGGGCGATGCGGAGTTCGAAGAGGCAGTCGGGGCAGCCTTGGCCTTGAGACTTGTGCTTCATATCGGGTCGTTGGTTGTCATGGGTGCTCCCAGAAGTGAAGCGCCATTTTTTTCGCCGCAACTATTCTTCCGGCGCGCATGTCTTTCGCTCTGCGCTGGCGGAAAGAAGCGCGCGGACTTCAACTCTCTCGACCAGGATACTGCTTCTGCCGCTTGCACGCTTGCGGTATCCACCATGGAGGCGTTTCACCGGACGTTCGGCTGCAGCGATACGGATCAAATGGCGGCACCACGGCACTGCCAGCTTTAG